From Pleurodeles waltl isolate 20211129_DDA chromosome 1_1, aPleWal1.hap1.20221129, whole genome shotgun sequence, a single genomic window includes:
- the TNFAIP8 gene encoding tumor necrosis factor alpha-induced protein 8 isoform X1 produces the protein MGSEADESKEVATDVFNSKYLAMQVQKKILGKMASKSIATTLIDDTSSYVLDELYRVTKEFTQSKKEAEKITKDLIKVIIKLAVLHRNNQFNQDELAQLELFKRKVHQLAMTVVSFHQVDYTFDRNVLSKLLNECRDMLHQIIQRHLTAKSHGRVDHVFDHFSDCEFLAALYNPFGPYKPHLQRISEGVNKMLDEDNI, from the coding sequence TGGCCACAGATGTCTTCAACTCAAAATATTTGGCAATGCAGGTCCAGAAGAAGATACTTGGTAAAATGGCTTCCAAGTCGATAGCAACCACCTTGATCGACGATACGAGCAGTTATGTTCTGGATGAGCTCTACCGAGTGACCAAGGAATTCACTCAGAGCAAAAAGGAGGCAGAGAAGATCACAAAGGACCTCATCAAAGTCATCATCAAGTTAGCAGTTCTCCACAGAAACAACCAGTTCAACCAGGATGAGCTTGCCCAGTTGGAGTTATTCAAGAGGAAAGTTCACCAGCTGGCGATGACGGTAGTGAGTTTTCATCAGGTGGACTACACCTTTGACCGAAATGTTTTGTCCAAACTGTTGAACGAGTGCCGGGACATGCTGCATCAAATCATCCAGCGCCATCTGACTGCAAAATCACATGGTCGCGTGGATCATGTATTCGACCACTTTTCAGATTGTGAGTTCTTAGCGGCCTTGTACAACCCCTTTGGACCTTATAAGCCCCATCTGCAGAGAATCAGCGAGGGTGTGAACAAAATGCTTGAtgaggacaacatttag
- the TNFAIP8 gene encoding tumor necrosis factor alpha-induced protein 8 isoform X2, with protein MLRAMATDVFNSKYLAMQVQKKILGKMASKSIATTLIDDTSSYVLDELYRVTKEFTQSKKEAEKITKDLIKVIIKLAVLHRNNQFNQDELAQLELFKRKVHQLAMTVVSFHQVDYTFDRNVLSKLLNECRDMLHQIIQRHLTAKSHGRVDHVFDHFSDCEFLAALYNPFGPYKPHLQRISEGVNKMLDEDNI; from the coding sequence TGGCCACAGATGTCTTCAACTCAAAATATTTGGCAATGCAGGTCCAGAAGAAGATACTTGGTAAAATGGCTTCCAAGTCGATAGCAACCACCTTGATCGACGATACGAGCAGTTATGTTCTGGATGAGCTCTACCGAGTGACCAAGGAATTCACTCAGAGCAAAAAGGAGGCAGAGAAGATCACAAAGGACCTCATCAAAGTCATCATCAAGTTAGCAGTTCTCCACAGAAACAACCAGTTCAACCAGGATGAGCTTGCCCAGTTGGAGTTATTCAAGAGGAAAGTTCACCAGCTGGCGATGACGGTAGTGAGTTTTCATCAGGTGGACTACACCTTTGACCGAAATGTTTTGTCCAAACTGTTGAACGAGTGCCGGGACATGCTGCATCAAATCATCCAGCGCCATCTGACTGCAAAATCACATGGTCGCGTGGATCATGTATTCGACCACTTTTCAGATTGTGAGTTCTTAGCGGCCTTGTACAACCCCTTTGGACCTTATAAGCCCCATCTGCAGAGAATCAGCGAGGGTGTGAACAAAATGCTTGAtgaggacaacatttag
- the TNFAIP8 gene encoding tumor necrosis factor alpha-induced protein 8 isoform X4, with amino-acid sequence MQVQKKILGKMASKSIATTLIDDTSSYVLDELYRVTKEFTQSKKEAEKITKDLIKVIIKLAVLHRNNQFNQDELAQLELFKRKVHQLAMTVVSFHQVDYTFDRNVLSKLLNECRDMLHQIIQRHLTAKSHGRVDHVFDHFSDCEFLAALYNPFGPYKPHLQRISEGVNKMLDEDNI; translated from the coding sequence ATGCAGGTCCAGAAGAAGATACTTGGTAAAATGGCTTCCAAGTCGATAGCAACCACCTTGATCGACGATACGAGCAGTTATGTTCTGGATGAGCTCTACCGAGTGACCAAGGAATTCACTCAGAGCAAAAAGGAGGCAGAGAAGATCACAAAGGACCTCATCAAAGTCATCATCAAGTTAGCAGTTCTCCACAGAAACAACCAGTTCAACCAGGATGAGCTTGCCCAGTTGGAGTTATTCAAGAGGAAAGTTCACCAGCTGGCGATGACGGTAGTGAGTTTTCATCAGGTGGACTACACCTTTGACCGAAATGTTTTGTCCAAACTGTTGAACGAGTGCCGGGACATGCTGCATCAAATCATCCAGCGCCATCTGACTGCAAAATCACATGGTCGCGTGGATCATGTATTCGACCACTTTTCAGATTGTGAGTTCTTAGCGGCCTTGTACAACCCCTTTGGACCTTATAAGCCCCATCTGCAGAGAATCAGCGAGGGTGTGAACAAAATGCTTGAtgaggacaacatttag
- the TNFAIP8 gene encoding tumor necrosis factor alpha-induced protein 8 isoform X3, with protein sequence MATDVFNSKYLAMQVQKKILGKMASKSIATTLIDDTSSYVLDELYRVTKEFTQSKKEAEKITKDLIKVIIKLAVLHRNNQFNQDELAQLELFKRKVHQLAMTVVSFHQVDYTFDRNVLSKLLNECRDMLHQIIQRHLTAKSHGRVDHVFDHFSDCEFLAALYNPFGPYKPHLQRISEGVNKMLDEDNI encoded by the coding sequence TGGCCACAGATGTCTTCAACTCAAAATATTTGGCAATGCAGGTCCAGAAGAAGATACTTGGTAAAATGGCTTCCAAGTCGATAGCAACCACCTTGATCGACGATACGAGCAGTTATGTTCTGGATGAGCTCTACCGAGTGACCAAGGAATTCACTCAGAGCAAAAAGGAGGCAGAGAAGATCACAAAGGACCTCATCAAAGTCATCATCAAGTTAGCAGTTCTCCACAGAAACAACCAGTTCAACCAGGATGAGCTTGCCCAGTTGGAGTTATTCAAGAGGAAAGTTCACCAGCTGGCGATGACGGTAGTGAGTTTTCATCAGGTGGACTACACCTTTGACCGAAATGTTTTGTCCAAACTGTTGAACGAGTGCCGGGACATGCTGCATCAAATCATCCAGCGCCATCTGACTGCAAAATCACATGGTCGCGTGGATCATGTATTCGACCACTTTTCAGATTGTGAGTTCTTAGCGGCCTTGTACAACCCCTTTGGACCTTATAAGCCCCATCTGCAGAGAATCAGCGAGGGTGTGAACAAAATGCTTGAtgaggacaacatttag